A genomic segment from Nitrospirota bacterium encodes:
- a CDS encoding YajQ family cyclic di-GMP-binding protein, giving the protein MATDNSFDIVSKIEMQEVKNAIDQAMKEVAQRFDFKGSKSDVKLEEKNNEIIVSSDDEYKLKSLIDILQAKLVKRGISLKALTYGKIETALGSTVRQNIKLQQGIPSDKAKEIVKAIKETKLKVQSQIQGDQLRVSGKNRDDLQSVIKLLRESDFGIDMQFINYR; this is encoded by the coding sequence ATGGCAACAGATAATTCGTTTGATATTGTATCAAAGATAGAGATGCAGGAGGTAAAGAACGCCATTGATCAGGCGATGAAGGAGGTAGCTCAGAGGTTTGATTTCAAGGGCAGTAAGAGTGATGTTAAGCTTGAAGAGAAAAATAATGAGATTATAGTAAGTTCTGATGATGAATATAAGTTAAAGAGCCTGATTGATATTCTTCAGGCAAAGCTGGTGAAACGGGGAATTTCACTGAAGGCATTGACTTACGGCAAGATTGAGACTGCACTGGGTAGTACTGTCAGGCAGAATATAAAGTTGCAGCAGGGGATCCCGTCTGACAAGGCCAAAGAAATCGTCAAGGCGATAAAGGAAACCAAACTTAAAGTTCAATCTCAAATTCAGGGTGATCAGCTCAGGGTATCAGGAAAAAACAGAGATGACCTTCAGTCTGTAATCAAGCTCCTCCGGGAGAGTGATTTCGGGATTGATATGCAGTTTATAAACTACAGATAA
- a CDS encoding outer membrane lipoprotein carrier protein LolA: protein MLNIKVMVRNSVFGVFLVIIIAMVPSQLYGEVKAEGGASAEILKRVQAVYRDVNDFTADFVQQSYLQGFDEKNFKGKLYLKKPGLVRWDYTRPVKQNIVINGDTITLYFYEQKQAIIQKVSDHPDAEPAMGLLSNIEKWEDSFIIKSGEPSADFFRLKLTPKTMKMVNEVIVEIDKETFYIKKLILSEDSGNKISFSFSGTKLNSGIKKGLFDFKIPGGTEVLKY from the coding sequence GTGTTGAATATTAAGGTCATGGTGCGGAACTCAGTATTTGGAGTATTCCTTGTCATTATTATTGCGATGGTGCCTTCTCAGCTCTATGGAGAAGTTAAGGCGGAGGGAGGGGCTTCTGCTGAAATCCTGAAAAGAGTTCAGGCAGTATACAGAGATGTCAATGATTTCACGGCGGACTTTGTTCAGCAGAGCTATCTGCAAGGTTTTGATGAAAAAAACTTTAAAGGGAAATTATACCTGAAAAAGCCCGGGCTGGTGAGGTGGGATTACACAAGGCCAGTCAAACAAAATATCGTAATAAATGGAGACACTATCACCCTCTATTTTTATGAGCAGAAACAGGCCATTATTCAGAAGGTTTCTGACCATCCTGATGCTGAACCGGCCATGGGTCTATTATCTAATATAGAAAAATGGGAAGATAGTTTTATTATTAAAAGCGGGGAACCCTCAGCTGATTTTTTCAGACTTAAACTTACACCTAAGACGATGAAGATGGTGAACGAGGTAATTGTTGAAATAGATAAAGAAACATTTTATATTAAAAAATTAATACTTTCAGAGGACAGCGGTAATAAAATATCTTTTAGTTTCTCCGGGACGAAGTTGAATAGTGGCATAAAAAAAGGTCTGTTTGACTTTAAGATTCCGGGAGGCACTGAGGTTCTGAAGTATTGA
- the pdxA gene encoding 4-hydroxythreonine-4-phosphate dehydrogenase PdxA, which translates to MSMGAAKRPVIGITMGDPAGIGPEIIVKAILEYDINKICRPIVIGDAGVIKKILKTCRISAEIKKIEKIASAPAGSGKIEVIDLNNVDIKGLKYGVPGKTCGSAAVSFIKKAAELALAKKIDAITTAPINKEIINAAGFQYPGHTELLAEMAGTKDFGLMMVGGGLRVILVTTHMALKDVFRHIQKDSVLRTIRLAHKAMGYFQTKPPRIAVASLNPHAGEGRLFGTEEWDVIMPAIIEARGEGLDVSDPFPADTLFYKAKERYYDIVVAMYHDQGLIPLKLLAFGKAVNVTVGLPFIRTSVDHGTAYDIAGKDCADPGSLIEALKMAVEMVGFTHA; encoded by the coding sequence ATGAGTATGGGTGCTGCAAAAAGGCCGGTAATAGGTATTACAATGGGAGACCCGGCTGGTATTGGACCGGAGATAATTGTTAAGGCAATCCTTGAATATGACATAAACAAGATATGCCGCCCAATAGTTATTGGGGATGCTGGGGTAATTAAAAAGATCTTGAAGACGTGCAGGATCAGCGCAGAGATAAAGAAGATTGAAAAGATAGCGTCTGCCCCTGCCGGCAGCGGTAAGATCGAAGTTATTGATCTGAATAATGTGGATATAAAGGGACTAAAGTACGGTGTCCCTGGCAAGACCTGTGGATCTGCCGCTGTATCGTTCATAAAAAAGGCTGCAGAGCTTGCCCTCGCAAAGAAGATAGATGCAATTACCACAGCCCCCATTAATAAGGAAATTATTAATGCAGCAGGTTTTCAATACCCCGGACATACCGAACTACTGGCTGAAATGGCCGGTACAAAGGATTTTGGTCTTATGATGGTTGGCGGCGGCCTGCGTGTTATACTTGTCACGACCCACATGGCATTAAAAGATGTGTTCAGGCATATTCAGAAAGACAGTGTGCTTAGAACGATCCGTCTTGCCCATAAGGCTATGGGTTATTTTCAGACAAAGCCGCCGAGGATTGCTGTAGCTTCACTTAATCCGCATGCCGGCGAAGGGAGATTGTTTGGTACAGAAGAGTGGGATGTGATCATGCCTGCAATAATTGAGGCTCGGGGAGAGGGGCTTGATGTGAGCGATCCGTTCCCGGCCGACACCTTGTTCTATAAGGCTAAAGAACGTTACTATGATATTGTCGTCGCTATGTATCATGACCAGGGACTGATACCGTTAAAGCTTCTTGCCTTTGGAAAGGCTGTTAATGTAACGGTAGGTCTGCCGTTTATCAGGACTTCTGTAGATCATGGGACGGCGTATGACATAGCCGGTAAAGACTGCGCAGACCCTGGAAGTTTGATCGAGGCATTAAAGATGGCAGTAGAAATGGTCGGGTTTACTCATGCATAA
- a CDS encoding methyl-accepting chemotaxis protein translates to MNRPIFRRRNFFINREFQISFTIKFLAVIVIEAILAIGLFMYLSRGTLTTGFIGSDFRIARTSEFFLPTLLVSNLIIIVITAVIGITVLIYMSHRIAGPLYRFEKILDDVGRGDLTQRFKLRDKDQLSELSESITELTTAMDSRVSDIKFRTHELSGLLREIKASESTGQSGSNSLDNLLREVTENVQALEEVVNYFKTSENQ, encoded by the coding sequence GTGAACAGACCAATATTCAGGCGTCGTAACTTTTTCATAAACCGGGAGTTTCAGATTAGCTTTACCATCAAGTTCCTTGCAGTAATTGTCATAGAGGCAATACTGGCGATCGGACTCTTTATGTATCTATCGAGAGGCACGCTTACCACAGGATTCATTGGTTCTGACTTCAGGATTGCGAGGACATCAGAGTTTTTCCTGCCTACACTTTTAGTGTCAAACCTCATCATAATTGTCATAACAGCCGTTATAGGCATAACAGTGCTGATCTATATGTCGCACAGGATAGCAGGCCCATTATACCGTTTTGAAAAGATCCTCGATGATGTAGGAAGGGGTGACCTTACTCAGAGATTTAAATTAAGGGATAAAGACCAGTTGTCAGAGTTGTCTGAAAGTATTACTGAATTGACTACCGCTATGGATAGCAGGGTCAGTGATATAAAGTTCAGGACTCATGAACTGTCAGGTCTTTTGCGGGAGATCAAGGCCTCAGAGTCTACCGGACAATCAGGCAGTAATAGTCTGGATAATCTATTAAGGGAAGTTACAGAAAACGTTCAGGCTTTAGAGGAGGTTGTGAACTATTTCAAGACCTCGGAAAACCAATAA
- a CDS encoding SurA N-terminal domain-containing protein: MINKRQKSSALKSYQDFLIILSVLLIPVLTSCGQKQHKDEVAVVNGSPVSLQEFQRELAIYANRNPDFKLNAKSVEEHLNMVIDKQLMIQEAMKMGLAEDKRFLETIKSFWEQTLIRELIEVRSREWSGKLIVTEDEILAYYQNMKTGLNPRPLLKDVREEIRLLLFEQKKQKAMDEWLKEARNSAEIKIDMKKLSESYK; this comes from the coding sequence ATGATAAACAAAAGGCAAAAAAGTAGTGCGTTGAAGAGTTATCAGGATTTTTTAATAATCCTTTCTGTTCTATTGATTCCTGTCTTGACATCCTGCGGGCAAAAGCAGCACAAGGATGAAGTTGCTGTTGTGAATGGATCCCCTGTTTCATTGCAGGAGTTTCAAAGGGAACTTGCCATATATGCCAACAGAAACCCTGATTTTAAGCTGAATGCAAAATCTGTAGAAGAACATCTGAACATGGTTATTGATAAACAGCTGATGATCCAGGAAGCTATGAAGATGGGGCTTGCAGAAGATAAAAGGTTTCTTGAGACGATAAAGAGTTTCTGGGAACAGACACTTATAAGGGAATTGATTGAAGTCAGGAGCAGGGAGTGGAGCGGAAAGCTTATTGTAACAGAAGATGAGATACTTGCTTATTATCAGAACATGAAGACAGGATTAAACCCCAGACCGCTTTTGAAGGATGTCCGTGAAGAGATAAGGTTGTTACTCTTTGAGCAGAAGAAACAGAAGGCGATGGATGAGTGGTTGAAAGAGGCAAGAAATTCCGCAGAAATTAAGATTGATATGAAAAAATTGTCAGAAAGTTACAAGTAA
- a CDS encoding DNA translocase FtsK: MADKKKKKEDRKWVSEIWGFVFFAAGLLIFASLVSFSPDDPSFNSVSTSNDVKNLAGLFGSHLSDILFTLVGGAAYLVPFVLFLVGWKKFKREVASYKERIIGFCLLFLSLPTFFHLHLERISLSIKGSIPAGGLAGDLFASLLTGCCATFGAHVITFTLVVISAVIAIGISPADLSSALWKRARLPQLLTGMISRREKDTRPVRDSDLLSHANAVLADQESLSVEPELDLFRPEPVIQQKNRSRSHAADTDVLPMQENLEFSDTSSDGTYKLPPLSILSDPAPSETKISKEDLLMNSSVLEKKLLDFGIDGQVVEVNPGPVITMYEFEPAPGVKLSRIVNLSDDLALALKSGSVRIVAPLPGKSTVGIEVPNHFREDVFLKEIIASEQFRALKSRLPLALGKDISGNPVVADMTKMPHLLVAGATGSGKSVALNSMISSLLYSATPSDLKIVMIDPKILELSIYEGIPHLITPVITQPKEASWILQRLVEEMQRRYRVLAEKGVRNIDGYNKLTDKEETLPYIVVIVDELADLMMTAQREVEDSIARLAQMARAAGIHLILATQRPSVDVITGVIKANFPARISFKVSSKVDSRTILDGIGAEDLLDKGDMLFLQPGTSKLMRVHGAYIYESEVGKIVEYAKAQASPEYSYKPEEADSEEGVSEGDRDEFYQQALDIVLMSGQASISLIQRRLRIGFNRAARLVEMMEADGFVGPSIGGKPREVLKRER; the protein is encoded by the coding sequence ATGGCTGATAAAAAGAAAAAAAAAGAAGACAGGAAATGGGTTAGCGAAATATGGGGGTTTGTTTTTTTTGCCGCAGGCCTGCTGATCTTTGCGAGTCTTGTTTCATTCAGCCCTGATGACCCTTCATTCAATTCTGTCTCGACCAGCAATGATGTAAAGAACCTTGCCGGGCTGTTTGGTTCTCATCTATCAGATATCCTTTTTACCCTCGTTGGCGGGGCTGCATACTTAGTTCCATTTGTACTTTTCCTGGTCGGGTGGAAGAAGTTTAAGAGAGAAGTGGCATCTTATAAAGAAAGGATTATAGGTTTTTGTCTTTTGTTCCTGTCCCTGCCAACGTTTTTTCATCTGCACCTTGAAAGAATATCGTTATCTATAAAGGGGAGTATACCGGCAGGCGGGCTTGCAGGTGACCTGTTTGCATCATTATTGACAGGCTGCTGTGCAACCTTCGGGGCACATGTCATAACGTTTACACTCGTTGTTATATCCGCAGTGATAGCAATAGGAATTTCTCCGGCTGACCTGTCTTCTGCCTTATGGAAGAGGGCAAGGCTGCCGCAGCTGTTAACGGGCATGATATCTCGAAGGGAAAAAGATACGCGGCCGGTCAGGGATAGCGATCTTCTTTCACATGCTAATGCAGTCTTGGCAGATCAAGAGTCATTGTCAGTGGAGCCAGAGCTTGATCTTTTTCGTCCTGAACCGGTTATACAACAAAAAAACCGCAGCCGGTCCCATGCTGCTGATACTGATGTTTTGCCTATGCAGGAGAACCTGGAATTCTCTGACACATCCTCAGACGGGACATATAAACTCCCTCCCTTGTCAATATTAAGTGATCCGGCTCCTTCAGAGACTAAGATTAGCAAAGAAGACCTCCTGATGAATTCAAGTGTCCTGGAGAAGAAATTGCTTGATTTCGGGATAGACGGTCAGGTTGTAGAGGTGAATCCCGGACCTGTTATCACGATGTATGAATTTGAACCTGCTCCTGGTGTCAAGTTGTCAAGGATTGTGAATCTTTCAGATGATCTTGCCCTTGCACTGAAATCAGGAAGTGTACGCATTGTAGCTCCACTGCCTGGCAAGTCTACCGTAGGGATAGAAGTACCCAACCATTTCAGGGAGGATGTGTTTCTTAAGGAGATAATTGCATCAGAGCAGTTCAGGGCGCTAAAGTCGAGGCTTCCACTGGCGCTTGGCAAGGATATCTCCGGCAATCCGGTAGTCGCTGACATGACAAAGATGCCGCATTTGTTAGTTGCCGGGGCAACCGGTTCAGGCAAGAGTGTTGCCTTAAACAGTATGATATCAAGCCTTCTTTACAGTGCAACTCCTTCTGATCTCAAAATAGTAATGATAGACCCGAAGATACTGGAGCTGTCTATATATGAGGGTATACCACACCTTATTACGCCTGTGATAACACAGCCAAAGGAGGCGTCATGGATTTTACAGAGGCTTGTTGAGGAGATGCAGAGGAGATACCGGGTACTTGCTGAAAAGGGTGTAAGAAACATTGATGGATACAACAAGCTCACTGACAAAGAGGAAACCCTTCCATATATTGTTGTTATTGTTGACGAGCTTGCTGACCTTATGATGACGGCGCAACGTGAGGTGGAAGATTCTATAGCAAGGCTTGCTCAGATGGCGAGGGCTGCCGGTATTCATCTTATTCTGGCAACTCAACGTCCGTCAGTAGATGTTATTACAGGTGTTATTAAGGCTAACTTTCCGGCACGCATATCTTTCAAGGTCTCGTCAAAGGTAGATTCAAGGACCATCCTTGATGGCATTGGGGCTGAGGACCTGTTGGACAAGGGGGACATGTTGTTCCTCCAGCCCGGTACGTCAAAGCTGATGAGGGTGCATGGGGCATATATATATGAATCTGAGGTGGGGAAAATAGTTGAATATGCAAAGGCCCAGGCAAGTCCTGAATATAGTTACAAACCTGAGGAGGCTGATTCTGAAGAAGGAGTTTCTGAAGGTGACAGGGATGAATTCTATCAGCAGGCCCTGGATATAGTCCTGATGTCCGGACAAGCGTCTATATCTCTTATACAGCGCCGCCTGCGCATAGGTTTCAACCGTGCTGCCCGGCTTGTTGAGATGATGGAAGCGGATGGCTTTGTAGGACCGTCTATAGGAGGAAAGCCGAGAGAGGTATTGAAGAGGGAGCGATGA
- a CDS encoding ribonuclease J, protein MDDKALLIIPLGGVGEIGLNMTVFRYGDDIIVVDAGLMFPEEEMLGVDVVIPDISYLAENREKVLGIIITHGHEDHIGAIPYLLREMNIPVYGTPLTIGLISEKLKEHDLDEKCNLISIRPKEVFELGCFSIEGIRITHSIVDGVGFGITTPVGRIVHTGDFKFDQTPVDGQLLDVHRFADYGNMGTLVLLSDSTNSEREGYCLSEREVGVAFNEIFARAKKRIIVATFASNIHRIQQVIDAAAKFGRRVILNGRSVVNNTRIAEELGYLHYPPDVKASMDDLNELPCYKIVIVTTGSQGEPMSALSRMAMDDHKHIKIEEGDMVLLSSRFIPGNERAIGRVINHLFRRGANVLYEQVSDIHVSGHACREEQKMMLNLVKPKYFIPVHGEYRHLIYHSRLAEGLGIPRENILILENGDVAQFTEDGARKAGKVDAGRVFVDGKGIGEVGSIVLRDRKHLGMDGIIIVMIGIEKSSAKIITGPDIISRGFIYEEDYPEVIEELRKVVITLLGEMEPELMQEWIIVKDKVTAALKRHIKKKMQRRPMIIPIIIEV, encoded by the coding sequence ATGGATGATAAAGCACTCCTGATTATACCGCTTGGAGGTGTGGGGGAGATCGGTCTCAATATGACGGTCTTCCGGTATGGAGATGACATAATAGTTGTTGATGCAGGGCTTATGTTCCCGGAGGAGGAAATGTTAGGTGTTGATGTTGTCATACCTGATATTTCTTATCTGGCTGAAAATAGAGAGAAGGTCCTGGGTATTATCATTACCCATGGACATGAAGACCATATAGGCGCTATCCCGTACTTGCTGAGAGAGATGAATATCCCGGTCTATGGCACCCCTCTTACCATCGGGCTTATCTCAGAAAAGCTCAAAGAACATGATCTTGATGAAAAGTGTAATCTGATTTCTATCCGGCCTAAAGAAGTTTTTGAGCTGGGGTGTTTTTCCATTGAGGGTATAAGGATAACTCACAGTATTGTTGACGGTGTAGGTTTTGGTATTACAACACCTGTCGGCCGTATAGTACATACCGGGGATTTCAAGTTTGACCAGACCCCGGTAGACGGGCAGTTGCTCGATGTCCATCGTTTCGCTGATTATGGAAACATGGGGACACTCGTGCTTCTTTCAGACAGCACAAATTCTGAAAGGGAGGGTTATTGTCTTTCCGAACGTGAAGTTGGTGTTGCATTTAATGAGATTTTTGCCAGGGCTAAAAAAAGGATTATTGTAGCGACATTTGCATCTAACATTCACAGGATACAGCAGGTAATAGATGCTGCTGCAAAATTTGGCCGAAGGGTGATATTAAACGGCCGGAGTGTGGTAAATAACACCAGGATTGCTGAAGAGCTTGGATACCTTCATTACCCGCCTGATGTCAAGGCCTCTATGGATGACCTGAATGAGCTTCCGTGTTACAAGATTGTGATTGTGACTACTGGCAGTCAGGGAGAGCCGATGTCTGCACTCTCCAGGATGGCTATGGATGACCACAAGCATATAAAGATCGAAGAAGGTGATATGGTCCTGTTATCATCGAGATTCATACCAGGTAATGAACGTGCTATTGGAAGGGTAATCAATCATCTATTTCGCCGTGGCGCAAATGTCTTATATGAGCAGGTATCGGACATCCATGTGTCGGGTCATGCCTGCAGGGAAGAGCAGAAGATGATGCTCAATCTTGTGAAGCCGAAATACTTTATTCCTGTTCATGGTGAATACAGGCATCTTATTTATCATTCAAGACTCGCTGAAGGGCTTGGTATTCCGCGGGAAAACATCCTGATACTTGAGAACGGTGATGTGGCTCAATTTACAGAGGATGGTGCAAGAAAAGCAGGAAAGGTGGATGCCGGCAGGGTGTTTGTTGATGGAAAGGGGATTGGAGAGGTTGGCAGCATCGTCCTCAGGGATCGTAAACACCTTGGTATGGATGGGATAATTATTGTAATGATTGGAATAGAAAAGAGTTCGGCAAAGATTATAACAGGCCCGGATATTATCAGTCGTGGATTCATCTATGAAGAGGATTATCCTGAGGTAATTGAAGAATTGCGGAAAGTTGTTATTACGTTACTGGGAGAGATGGAGCCGGAGTTAATGCAGGAGTGGATCATAGTTAAGGACAAGGTTACTGCTGCACTGAAAAGGCACATAAAGAAGAAGATGCAAAGGAGACCGATGATTATTCCAATAATTATCGAGGTGTAG
- the hemL gene encoding glutamate-1-semialdehyde 2,1-aminomutase, with translation MKKDKSLALFKASKKIMPGGVNSPVRAFRAVGGEPIFIDSASGCLLFDADGNEYIDYVLSWGPMIAGHAHPKVTKALRKAVTKGTSFGAPTALEIELTTMVRDIFPSMELIRLVNSGTEATMSALRLARAYTGRDKILKFEGCYHGHADSLLVKAGSGAATLGIPDSPGVPSDFARNTITAPFNNFAAIKNIMENSGSELACVIIEPVPGNMGVVPPAEGYLKMLRDITRQYGTLLIFDEVMSGFRAAYGGAQELYGITPDLTCLGKVIGGGLPIGAYGGRADIMEMIAPSGPVYQAGTLSGNPLATTAGIETLKILSQPGTYERLNKLSGQLSEGIRDAANRAGISVFNTGVGSMVCTFFTEGPVTDYESAKKSDTAAFGRFFNVMLDQGIYLAPSQFEAIFLSIAHTEEHIEKTIKAAEKAFKTLQISI, from the coding sequence ATGAAAAAAGACAAATCATTGGCATTGTTTAAAGCCTCTAAAAAAATAATGCCCGGTGGAGTTAATAGTCCTGTAAGGGCCTTCAGGGCAGTTGGCGGGGAGCCAATATTTATTGACAGTGCATCCGGCTGTCTCTTATTTGATGCTGACGGGAATGAGTATATAGACTATGTCTTATCATGGGGGCCTATGATAGCCGGTCATGCACACCCGAAGGTTACAAAGGCATTACGAAAAGCTGTTACAAAAGGTACCAGTTTTGGGGCTCCTACAGCACTTGAGATAGAACTGACCACAATGGTCAGGGATATATTCCCATCTATGGAACTGATCAGATTGGTCAATTCCGGCACAGAGGCTACTATGAGTGCACTGAGACTGGCAAGGGCTTATACCGGCAGGGATAAGATATTAAAATTCGAGGGGTGCTATCATGGCCATGCAGACAGTCTGCTGGTTAAGGCGGGTTCCGGCGCGGCGACACTCGGTATACCTGACAGCCCCGGTGTACCTTCCGATTTTGCAAGAAATACGATTACTGCACCGTTTAACAATTTTGCAGCTATTAAGAATATCATGGAAAATAGCGGCAGTGAGTTAGCATGTGTAATCATTGAACCAGTGCCAGGGAATATGGGGGTAGTGCCTCCTGCTGAAGGTTACCTTAAGATGCTCAGGGACATTACACGTCAATACGGCACACTGCTGATATTTGACGAAGTGATGAGCGGTTTCAGGGCAGCCTATGGCGGCGCACAGGAACTGTATGGTATTACTCCTGACCTTACATGCCTTGGGAAGGTTATAGGAGGCGGTCTTCCAATTGGTGCATATGGCGGCAGGGCAGATATTATGGAAATGATCGCTCCATCAGGCCCCGTATATCAGGCAGGAACCCTTTCAGGAAATCCCCTTGCAACTACTGCCGGGATTGAAACATTGAAAATCCTCTCGCAACCGGGGACTTACGAGCGCCTGAATAAATTGTCAGGACAATTGTCAGAAGGCATCAGAGACGCCGCTAATCGTGCAGGAATTTCTGTATTTAACACAGGTGTAGGCAGCATGGTCTGCACCTTTTTTACAGAGGGTCCTGTTACAGACTATGAATCTGCAAAGAAGTCAGACACCGCTGCCTTTGGCAGATTTTTCAACGTCATGCTGGATCAGGGGATATACCTTGCGCCATCACAGTTTGAGGCAATTTTTCTTTCAATTGCGCATACTGAAGAGCATATAGAAAAGACTATAAAGGCAGCTGAAAAGGCATTCAAGACATTACAAATTAGCATATAA
- a CDS encoding OmpH family outer membrane protein — MKKSVVALAVVLLVSLIYSAPSYSDDKLDAVKIGVVDIQRVIIESKGGKEAKAQFETEMTGMKKALTDKEDILKKLRSEITKAGISDAEKKEKEAKFQKEAMEMKRLKDQAESGLRDMDKTITVKMIGEIREVISKIGTEEKYTIILEKDPSVLYMPNAIDMTGRIIENYDKQKAKK, encoded by the coding sequence ATGAAAAAATCTGTCGTAGCTCTCGCGGTGGTACTGTTGGTTTCTTTAATCTATTCAGCGCCGTCGTATTCGGATGATAAGTTGGATGCAGTAAAGATTGGTGTAGTAGATATACAGCGGGTGATTATTGAATCAAAGGGCGGTAAGGAGGCGAAGGCGCAATTTGAGACTGAAATGACAGGAATGAAGAAGGCCTTGACTGATAAAGAAGATATATTGAAAAAACTCCGCTCTGAGATTACGAAGGCTGGTATTTCAGACGCAGAGAAAAAGGAAAAGGAGGCGAAGTTCCAGAAAGAGGCGATGGAGATGAAACGGCTTAAAGACCAGGCAGAGTCCGGTCTCAGAGATATGGACAAGACTATCACTGTTAAAATGATTGGTGAGATTCGTGAAGTAATATCAAAAATTGGAACAGAAGAAAAGTATACTATTATCCTTGAGAAGGATCCCAGCGTATTGTACATGCCAAATGCGATAGACATGACCGGAAGAATTATAGAAAATTATGATAAACAAAAGGCAAAAAAGTAG
- the rsmA gene encoding ribosomal RNA small subunit methyltransferase A has translation MHKDDNNDNNISQKQGRPGRPKKHLGQHFLQDPEIISRIIEVADIHKDDVIVEIGPGRGALTFRMAEIASEVIAIEIDSSIIENLKERAVKYPGLTIVEADALQFPYHQVGSRFKVVANLPYYMSTPILFRLIELSDMVTSMTIMLQKEVAERVVAAPGSKDYGILSIAVQFYAHPEIAFNVSRKMFYPEPKVDSSVLKIVPREKVAVDVRNEGLFWGLIKSAFYYRRKTLLNSLSLSGHSKEIIKNVLDMAEIDQNCRPEDVSMEEWGKIADTLMEFMMSEQKRHKF, from the coding sequence ATGCATAAAGATGACAATAATGACAATAATATAAGTCAAAAGCAGGGACGGCCGGGGCGGCCTAAGAAACATCTTGGACAACACTTCCTGCAGGACCCTGAAATAATATCCAGGATAATAGAAGTTGCTGATATTCACAAGGATGATGTGATTGTTGAGATAGGACCAGGCAGGGGTGCGTTGACCTTCAGGATGGCAGAGATTGCATCTGAAGTAATCGCTATTGAGATAGACAGTTCAATAATTGAAAATCTTAAAGAGCGGGCGGTCAAATATCCGGGCCTTACTATAGTCGAGGCGGATGCACTGCAATTTCCATATCATCAGGTCGGTTCACGATTTAAGGTTGTGGCAAACCTTCCGTACTATATGTCTACCCCGATTCTTTTCCGTCTGATAGAACTGAGTGACATGGTTACTTCAATGACGATTATGCTCCAGAAAGAGGTTGCGGAACGTGTAGTTGCTGCGCCAGGGAGTAAAGACTATGGGATATTGTCTATAGCAGTTCAATTTTATGCCCACCCTGAGATAGCATTTAATGTTTCGCGCAAGATGTTCTATCCTGAACCTAAGGTTGACTCTTCAGTCCTTAAGATTGTGCCGAGGGAAAAGGTTGCTGTTGATGTAAGAAATGAGGGGCTTTTCTGGGGGCTCATTAAATCTGCTTTTTACTACAGAAGAAAGACCCTGCTTAATTCACTTTCTTTGTCTGGTCACAGTAAGGAAATAATTAAAAATGTACTCGATATGGCAGAGATTGATCAGAACTGTCGTCCTGAGGACGTCAGTATGGAGGAATGGGGAAAGATTGCCGATACGCTTATGGAGTTTATGATGTCGGAGCAGAAAAGACATAAATTTTAA